Proteins encoded by one window of Rutidosis leptorrhynchoides isolate AG116_Rl617_1_P2 chromosome 7, CSIRO_AGI_Rlap_v1, whole genome shotgun sequence:
- the LOC139859343 gene encoding putative receptor protein kinase ZmPK1 has product MHIPFLLLFLLPILIILSSSSIIATNSFSPNILTQGSSLFVEKQNLLVSPNRLFTAGFHQIGQNAYYFAIWFTEPLFDGNQTITWVANREEPVNGKQSNFSLKKNGNLVLTDARREIWTSATTSTSPLQLQLLDSGNLVLTQLNEKSYLWQSFSFPTDTILPNQPFTKDTVLISSKSSTNFSSGFYKLYFDNDNVLRLVYISDEITSIYWPPTWELPYEAGRGTYNNTRIALLDTKGQFLSSDYFTFITTDYGSTHQRKLTLDVDGNIRVYTLNEKRWIVSWQAISFTCTIHGICGPNSLCTYNPEMGRSCSCMKGYKPKNQSDLSLGCEPTFKFDKRLESYEFIKLPSVQFYGFNSFFMRNNTFDECHRKCFNDSNCKAFQYNIESDYVFLCYTYTLLFNGYHKGTGFTTYLKLPKTDVLLYDQKLVKESRLECTSSIVELQRTYAKKSTNGSIKFMLWFSIIFGAIEATCFIFFYYITKRQSGATCQSYLAIATGFRRLTYDEILKVTHKFRDEVGRGGGGVVYKGLLSDNRVVAVKVLHEATQGEAEFLAEMSPIGRINHMNLIETYGYCAEGKHRILVFEYMENGSLAEKLGTNELDWTQMSQIATGVAKGLAYLHEECLEWVLHCDVKPHNILLDADYNPKVADFGLSKLFRQDVLNNSVFSRIRGTRGYMASEWVFNLPITSKVDVYSYGMVVLEMITGRSATCDHMTNDNEGVEQKRLVSLVREKIHEAGGNLIDTKMMEILNPMIGDAYDKGQMKDLLKLALQCVEEDKDERPTMSEVVKILCNREIDD; this is encoded by the coding sequence ATGCATATCCCGTTCTTATTATTATTCCTCTTACCTATATTAATCATCCTCTCTAGTTCTTCAATTATAGCAACAAATTCTTTTTCACCAAATATTCTAACACAAGGCTCATCACTCTTTGTTGAAAAACAAAATCTTTTGGTATCACCAAATCGCCTTTTTACAGCCGGGTTTCATCAAATAGGCCAAAATGCTTACTACTTTGCAATATGGTTTACGGAGCCCTTATTCGATGGCAATCAAACAATCACTTGGGTTGCAAATAGAGAAGAACCCGTTAACGGAAAACAATCCAACTTTTCCTTGAAAAAAAATGGAAATCTCGTTCTAACGGATGCTAGACGAGAAATTTGGACAAGCGCCACCACGTCTACTTCGCCTTTGCAGTTGCAACTTCTTGATTCGGGTAACCTTGTTCTTACCCAATTAAACGAAAAATCGTATCTTTGGCAAAGTTTTAGCTTTCCTACTGATACCATCCTCCCTAATCAGCCTTTTACCAAAGATACCGTCCTTATATCATCAAAAAGTTCAACAAATTTTTCTTCCGGATTTTATAAACTCTATTTTGACAATGATAATGTACTCCGACTTGTTTACATTAGTGACGAAATAACGAGTATTTATTGGCCACCTACGTGGGAATTACCATATGAAGCCGGAAGGGGTACTTACAATAATACTAGAATTGCTCTACTTGATACCAAAGGCCAATTCTTGTCCTCGGATTATTTTACATTTATAACGACCGATTATGGAAGTACTCATCAAAGAAAATTGACGCTTGATGTTGATGGAAATATTAGGGTTTATACGCTTAACGAAAAAAGATGGATTGTTTCATGGCAAGCAATTTCATTCACATGTACAATTCATGGCATTTGTGGCCCAAATAGCCTTTGTACGTACAATCCAGAAATGGGAAGAAGTTGCTCTTGCATGAAAGGGTATAAGCCCAAGAATCAATCAGATTTGTCTTTAGGGTGTGAACCTACATTTAAGTTTGATAAACGTCTTGAAAGTTATGAATTCATAAAGCTCCCTTCGGTCCAGTTTTATGGATTTAATTCTTTTTTCATGCGAAACAACACTTTTGACGAATGTCATCGGAAGTGCTTTAATGACTCTAACTGCAAAGCCTTCCAATACAACATTGAAAGTGATTATGTCTTTTTGTGTTATACCTACACTTTGTTGTTCAATGGCTACCATAAAGGTACGGGTTTCACCACTTATCTCAAGCTACCCAAGACGGACGTTTTATTATATGATCAAAAGCTTGTCAAGGAGTCTCGTTTGGAATGCACAAGTTCTATAGTTGAGCTGCAACGAACGTATGCCAAAAAGAGTACTAATGGGTCTATAAAGTTCATGTTGTGGTTTAGCATCATCTTCGGTGCAATTGAAGCTACATGCTTTATATTTTTCTATTATATTACCAAACGACAATCGGGTGCAACATGCCAATCCTACCTTGCAATTGCTACCGGATTCAGAAGGTTAACATACGATGAGATACTGAAGGTGACTCATAAATTTAGAGACGAGGTTGGgagaggtggtggtggtgttgtgtaTAAAGGGTTACTTTCTGATAATCGAGTGGTAGCAGTTAAGGTACTCCATGAGGCTACGCAGGGTGAAGCTGAGTTTCTAGCGGAAATGAGCCCAATTGGGAGGATTAATCATATGAACTTGATCGAAACATATGGTTATTGTGCAGAAGGGAAGCATAGGATTTTGGTGTTTGAGTACATGGAGAATGGTTCGTTAGCGGAGAAATTGGGTACTAACGAGCTAGATTGGACGCAAATGTCACAAATCGCGACTGGTGTAGCAAAAGGTCTAGCTTACCTCCATGAAGAATGCTTGGAATGGGTTTTGCATTGTGATGTTAAACCACATAACATATTATTAGATGCAGATTATAACCCAAAAGTGGCCGACTTTGGCTTGTCTAAACTATTTCGTCAAGATGTATTAAACAATTCAGTCTTTTCTAGGATAAGAGGGACGAGAGGGTATATGGCTTCTGAATGGGTGTTTAATCTTCCAATTACATCAAAAGTGGATGTTTATAGTTATGGAATGGTGGTGCTAGAAATGATAACAGGAAGGAGTGCCACTTGTGATCACATGACCAATGATAACGAAGGTGTTGAGCAAAAAAGGCTTGTAAGTTTGGTAAGAGAGAAGATTCATGAGGCTGGCGGAAATTTGATAGATACAAAGATGATGGAGATATTGAATCCTATGATTGGAGATGCATATGATAAAGGTCAAATGAAAGACCTTTTGAAATTGGCTTTACAATGTGTCGAGGAAGATAAAGATGAGAGACCAACTATGAGTGAAGTTGTTAAGATACTTTGTAACCGTGAGATAGATGATTAG